The Aestuariibaculum lutulentum genome segment AATCCATGTTAAACACATCCGATTTCTCTAAGGTTGGTGTACCTCTTGTAATACGACCAGTTGGAGAAACGTACTCGAAAGGAGCGATTTCTTTAAACTCAGGTAAAGTTTGAGTTAAACTCGATGCTAAACGTAAAAACTGTTTTTCGTTTAATTCATACTTTAAGTTAACACTTGGGTAAAGCCCTGTATATTCTTTTGTTGTTTCGCCAACACGACCAACGTAGTTGTTAACATCCCAAAGTACATTTATTTCATCTCTTTCAAAACGAACACCTGCATTACCAGAGAAACGTTTGTTAGTTCCAAAATCTAAGTTTGCATAACCTGACATAATGTTTATGTCGGCATCATAACGGTCTGGAGCACCTTCACGTAATACTAACCCGTTTTGGAAGTTGTCTGGAGTGAATGTTAATGAGAAGCTATCTACATCCGGTACCTGGAAACCACGAGCTCTAACACCAATAAATTGAGAACTGAAAGTACGGTCTTTTTGACGGAAGTTAGCACCGATATTTAGTTTGAATGGCGACATGTCATCCTCATCTAATTTACCGAATTCAATAGCATCGTTAATAAATGCATTGTATTCGTAATCTTCAATTTTCTGGCTAGATTTTCTTTGTTGGAAATCACCAACGTGAGAATATTGCACGTAACCTTCTTCTTCGAAAATGTTAGCTTCGTTACGAATTCTGTTAGGCTCTTGTGCAAATACATAGTTAAAGCCTCCTGCCCAGGTTAATTGATTTTTTTCAGTGATATTGTGAGTACCAGCTAACTGGTTAACTAACATCGTAGTTTGTTTGAAGTTTTGGTCTCTAACAAAAGCACCGTCTTCTTTAGGGTCTTGATCGAAAACATAACCTTCACCATTTCTACCTTGTTCGTAAACCTGGTCGTTACTTGTATTAACCGATAAACTTGTTAATTTAAGGTTGTGGTTGTCGTTAAGTTTTAAACCTAAATCGATATACCCTGTAGAGTTAGTTTTAGTATTATATTGCTCTACATCTGTAAAGGCATTGTCTAATACGTTTGAACGGTAGCTTTTAAACATACCATCTCTGTATTCATAAGATTTAGAGTGTGATCCCGCAGCAAATAATTTTACTTCTTTACCAAATAAATCAAATTTAGTACCTCCGTTTAATTGAAGTCCGTAGTTACCAATGTTTTTAGTGTTTACAGGTTCCCAACCTTGTCTTGTAATTAAATCAACTAATGCATATTGCTTTTTATGGAAACCAAAAGTTACATCATCAGAAACAATACTGGTTTTAAATCCATTTAATCCTAATACATTGGTGTTGTAACCAGAAGATAATTGGATAGCTAATTCTTTTTTAGCATAACTTTTAGTTGAAATATCTACCGTACCAGAACTCTGGTCTGCATAACTAGAAGTTGTATATGTTTTACTAATTCCAACATTTTCAATAATGTTAGTCGAGAATAAGTTCAGATTAATGTTTTTATTGTTAACATCATCAGAAGGAATTGGTAAACCGTTCATGGTAGTCGATAAATATCTGTCACCAAGACCTCTAATGTAGATATCTCCAGAACCTTCACTTTTAGTTACCCCAGAAATTTTTTCGGTAGCAGCAGAAGCATCAGAAACACCAATTTTCGATAAACGTTCTGATCCAATACTTTCTTTAATAATAACCGCTTTCTTTTGTTCTAATAATAAGGCAGTTTCGCTTTCACGTTTTGTAGTAGTTGTAATAACAACCTCGCTTAATGAAGCAGCGCTGGCACCCATAGGTACATTAACTTCTGTTACTTTTCCAGCTGTTACTGTAACAGCAATTTCTTGAGTTTCGTAACCTACGAAACTGAAAACTAAAGTGTAATTACCAGCTTCTAGATTTTCAAGACTATATAGTCCGTCAAAGTCTGAAGTTGTACCGGTTGTGGTTCCTTTAATAAGGACGTTAGCAAAGGCTAATGGCTCGTCGTTATATTCTTTATCAGTAAGTTTACCAACCACAGAACCAGTGGTTTGTGCGTATGATATTGCTCCTACTAATAGCATTAGCAATACAGTAAATTTTTTCATAAAATGTTAGTTTTTATCTGCTGCAAAGAACGTTACGTTGTATGAACGCATCGTTATCTAGAAGTTAAACAATAGTAATAAAAGCGTTATGTGAATGTTATGAGATTTAATGTTTGTAAACGTTAACTTAACATTGAAGTATGGAAACAAATCAATGAAATTCTATAGGTACGCTTGTTTTTTGGTGAAAGGTTTTGTTTTAAAAATAACAAAGCCAATAACTTGGTTATTGGCTTTGCAGACTACTCGAATATATTAATCCCTAATATATTTATATTTTTATCCTTGAGGTAAGGTTTTATTGTTGTTTTCGGCAGTGGCAGTAAGAAGCGCTAATTCATCAAATGAAATGGTGCTTGCTGCTAATGAAAATTTAAGTTCTGTAGGTTCAAAAGCGTCAACATGAATATTAATTTCTTTTGTTTCGTAACCCACAAAGCTACATACTAAGGTGTAATCTCCTGCTTCTAAGTTTTCAAATACAAATAAACCTGTTTGATCTGTATCAACTTTAGTTTCAGTACCCTTAATAGTTACATTAGCTAATACTAAAGGCGCATTATTTACTTCGGCATCCATAATTTTTCCAACAACTAAGCCAGTGTTTTGGCTAAAAGACATTGCTGAAATTAACATTGCGGCTACAAAAAATAAACGTTTCATTTATATGTGTTTTTTTAATAGACTGCAAATTAAAAGCTTAAATACAAGTATTGTGTTATCTCAATATTAAAGAATATTTACTTAATGTTATCTTAATGTTAATAGAAGTTAGGTTTAGAATATTTGTAGCGAATAAAAGCCCCGTAAATATTGGTGAATTTAACTATCTTGCCATGCATTAATAATTTACTATGAACTGGGAACAACTATTATCTTTAAAGCGATTTGGTGATACTAATAAACGACTTAGAAAAGAGCAGGACGAAACGCGTCTGGGTTTTGAGGTTGATTATGATCGTATTATATTTTCATCAGAATTTAGAAGTTTACAAGATAAAACGCAGGTTATTCCTTTATCGGAAACCGATTTTGTTCATACCCGCCTAACACACAGTCTGGAAGTTAGTGTTGTTGGACGCTCTTTAGGGCGATTGGTTGGAAAAAAATTACTTGAAAAACATCCGCATTTACAAAATGTTCATGGCTATCAGGCTAACGACTTTGGTGCTATTGTGGCTGCGGCAGCTTTAGCTCACGATATTGGTAATCCGCCATTTGGACATTCAGGTGAAAAGGCTATTGGAGAATTCTTTAAAACCGGAGAAGGATTAAAATATAAAGACGAATTAACCGCAAAGGAGTATCAGGATTTATGTGATTTTGAAGGAAACGCCAATGGTTTTAAAATTTTAACTGAAGATCGTGCTGGTCGTATTGGAGGATTACGTCTAAGTTATGCTACTCTTGGGGCGTTTACTAAGTATCCAAAAGAATCGTTACCCAAAAAGCCAACAGCTCATATTGCAGATAAAAAGTATGGATTTTTCCAAAGTGAAAAGGAAGCATATATTGATATTGCCGAAGAACTTGGATTGATAAAGCGTAGTGAAGACAGTGTTAGTTACGCGCGCCATCCGCTAACATTTTTAGTAGAAGCTGCCGATGATATTTGTTACACCATTATCGATTTTGAAGATGGTATCAATCTTGGGCTTATTCAGGAGGAATATGCCTTGGAGTATTTGTCAAAAATTATTCGTCATACCATCCGTCCTGAAAATTATTATGCGTTATCGACTAAAGCCGACCGAATTGGGTATTTGCGAGCACTGGCTATTGGGTCTTTAATTAATGAAGCGGTCGATATTTTCATGGAAAATGAAGAAGCTATTTTAAATGGCGATTTCGACTGTGCATTAATGGATAAATGCAAATACGAAGCGCAGATTAATGATATCATAAAAATAAGTATCGAAAATATATATCAATCAACCGAAGTCATTGATAAAGAAATTGCGGGTTATGGTGTTATTAATACCTTGTTAGAAACTTATACTACTGCGGTAAATAATAGTTTTAACGGTACGGCTTCCAATTACGATAAACTGATTTTAAAAGGTTTGCCTAAAAATATAAAAATCGATAGTTCTAGTTTATATGCGCGCTTATCAAGTGTGTGTTACTATGTGTCATTGTTATCCGATAGTAAAGCTATTTTGGATTATAAAAAGATAAAGGGCATTACTTTCTAGAATTGCAATGCAGGCTTGTCTGTTGCATTATCCAAGTTATAAGATAATATTGAATAGATATCCTGAAATGATAATGCATAGAGTTACCACGCTAAAAAATATAGCAATAAGTTTAAAAGTCATAACTTTTTTCAAGAGCATGGCTTCGGGAAGCGACAGGCCAACAACCCCCATCATAAAGGCAATGGCAGTCCCTAATGGTATACCTTTAGAAACTAATACCTGAACTATAGGAAGTATACCTGACGCGTTTGAGTACATGGGAATAGATAATATGGTGGCAAGCGGAACAGCAAAAAGATTGTCCTTAGCCATAAATTTTTCAAAAAAGCCTTCAGGAATATATCCGTGCATGAATCCGCCAATGGCAATTCCAACAATAACATAAGGTATAATACCTTTAAGAATGTTTACAACTTCAGTCCATATTACAGGTAAGCGCTTCGTGAAAGGTTGCTTTTCAGCTTGAAATATATCTTGTTCTTTTTTAGCATTTGTTAAAACGTCTTTTACCCAGGGTGTCAGGTAGCGTTCCAGATTAAGATTTTGAAGAATGATTCCGGATATGGTTCCAAGTAATACGCCACTAATGATATAGATAATTGTGGTTTTTATACCAAACAAACCTATAAAAAGGCCAATGGCGACTTCATTAACTAAAGGAGATGTAATTAGAAAAGCAAACGTAACTCCCAACGGAATACCGCCTCTTACAAAGCCAATGAATAACGGAACCGATGAACAGGAACAAAACGGAGTGACAACTCCAAAAAGACTTGCCATAAGGTATTCCAGACCATATAGTTTTTTTCTTGACAGATAATTTTTAACCTTGTCTATGGGGAAATAACTGTTAACGATGCCCATAAAAAAGATGACAATAACAAGAAGGATTAGAATTTTAACAGTATCGTAAATAAAGAAGTTTAAGGCTTCAGCCAGATGTTGTTTCTGATCTAAATTCAAGACATCATAAACCAGCCAATCTGCTATTTGTTGTAACCAATTAAACATAGCTACTCGTATTCGAAAATTGTTTTACAATTTTCTATGTACCATGATTTATTAGAATAATGCATTGCTGTTTTTTCTAGTTTAAAAGTGCAAGAACTTCATCTTTTGAAGGGACTCTTCCTTTTATGGTAATAACATCATCAATTACCAAAGCAGGTGTCGTCATGATATTGAATTTCATAATTTCTACGATATCTTCAACTTTTTCAATGGTTGCATCAATGTTATTTGTGGTAACCACGTCTTTAACAACATTGGTCATCGATTGACATTTAGGGCAACCGGTTCCTAAAATTTTAATTACTTTACTCATGATTAAATGTATTATTTTGGATGATAGATACAGGGATATCAATCAATTGTAAAATTACGATAGAGATTTAAAAAGATAGGTGACTTTTGTCACGTTTTAGACGTTTTTGCGGAAGAGGAAACGAATAACTTTTGTGTGGAATTTAGTTTCTAATTAACATTATTGATTGTTTACAATCAATATGTTGTTTAATAATTTTACTAATTGTGTAGAATCTAAACCTATTTGTTGTTGCAGTTCTGTTACGCTACCATGATCAATAACTACATCAGGAATGCCTAAAACTTTAATGTTATTCTTATAATTATTGGCTGAAGCAAATTCTAAAATCGCCGACCCGAAACCACCTTTAACCGAGTTGTCTTCTATGGTGATTATCGCATTATGTTTTTTGAATATTTGATGTAGGAGGGCTTCATCTAAAGGTTTAACAAAGCGCAAATCGTAGTGAGCAATAGTTTCTGGATTATTGCAACCATTTATGGCATCGGTAACATTTTTAGCAATAGTTCCTATACTTAAAATGGCAATTTTATCACCTTCCTTCAGTATTGTTCCGGTTCCAATTTCAATGGTTTCAAAAGGTTGTTTCCAGTTTGCTGTAATACCACGGCCTCTAGGATAACGAATGGCAATAGGATGGTGCAGTCCTAATTGGGTGGTATACATGATATTGCGTAATTCCATTTCATTTCGCGGCGCGAAAATAATCAGGTTCGGGACGCATCGTAAATACGACAAGTCGTAAACCCCATGATGTGTAGCACCATCTTCGCCAACCAATCCTGCACGATCTAAGCAAAAAATTACAGGTAAATTTTGTATAGCCACGTCATGAATAATCTGGTCGTAAGCGCGTTGTAAGAACGTAGAATAGATATTGCAAAAAGGAATTAGACCCTGTGTTGCCATACCTGCAGCAAGTGTTACCGCGTGCTGTTCGGCAATACCAACATCAAAAGCGCGATCAGGTAGTTCGTCCATCATGTATTTTAATGAACTTCCTGTTGGCATGGCTGGTGTGATACCGACAATGTTTTTGTTTTGTTCGGCTAACTCTACAATAGTGTGTCCAAATACATCCTGATATTTAGGGATTTTTGAAGCAGATTTAGGAATCAATTCTCCGGTTTCAGAATCGAACTTTCCTGGGGCATGGTATTTTACTTGATCTTCTTCGGCCTGACGTAAACCTTTGCCTTTGGTGGTAATAACGTGCAGAAACTTTGGGCCTTTAACTGTTTTTAATCGCTCTAACTCCGAAATTACGGCATCTAAATCATGACCATCAATCGGTCCGGAATAATCAAAATTCAAGGCTTCAAAAATATTGTCCTGTTTTTGAGTTCCTTTCTTAACATTGGTTAAGTACATTTTTAAAGCGCCAACACTTGGGTCAATGCCAATAGCGTTGTCGTTTAAAATAACTAACAGATTAGCATCGGTTACTCCCGCGTGGTTTAAACCTTCAAAGGCCATACCACTTGCAATCGAAGCATCGCCAATAACGGCAATGTGTTGTTTTTCGGTTTCACCTTTTAGTTTAGAGGCAATCGCCATGCCTAAAGCTGCTGAAATGGAAGTTGACGAATGCCCGACCCCAAAGGCATCGTAAATACTTTCGTCGCGTTTAGGGAATCCGCAAATACCGCCTAATTGTCGGTTGGTATGAAAAACAGCTTTGCGTTCGGTTAATATTTTATGTCCGTAAGCTTGGTGACCAACATCCCAGATGAGTTGGTCTTCTGGGGTATTAAAAACATAATGCAGTGCAATGGTTAATTCTACCACACCTAAACTAGCACCTAAATGTCCTTCTTTAGTTGCGACAATGTTAATAATAAACTCACGCAATTCCTGAGCCAGCTGAGGTAACTGCTCGGGCTTTAAAAGACGTAAATCCTTAGGAGAATTAATGCTATGTAATAAGGTGTTTTGCACGTGACAAAAGTACAGATTTTATTGGTCATATAAGTTGAAAATATTAGTGGATAATTTGATTTAACGAGAGATATTTTAGCGATATGAAATCGTATATTTGAATTATGGAAAACCCGTTTGATGATACGTATTTTATGAAAAAAGCCCTGCAGGAGGCAGAGTTGGCTTTTGATAAAGGAGAAATACCTGTTGGAGCTGTTGTTGTTATTGATAATAGAATTATTGCTCGCGGTCATAATTTAACTGAAACCTTAAATGATGTGACGGCACATGCCGAGATGCAGGCTATTACAGCGGCGGCTAATTTTTTAGGAGGTAAGTATCTTCAAAATTGTACCTTATACGTGACATTAGAGCCTTGCCAAATGTGTGCTGGCGCGTTGTATTGGAGTCAGATTTCTAATATAGTGTATGGAGCCAGAGATGAACAACGTGGTTGCATTAATTTAAATACCAGATTACACCCGAAAACTATCATGAAAGGCGGTGTTTTAGAAGCTGAAGCATCTGAATTAATGAAGCGTTTTTTTATTGAAAAACGAAATTTGAATTGATAGATTAGGCGAATGACCCGACCTGAAGGGTAACGCCTTAATAATTAAAGTCTATTGTCTTTTTGCGACTTACGCATTTCTTCTAAATTTTCTTTAGTGAGCATGTAGTCTTTTATGTTTTTGTCTTTCCAACGGTAATAGGCAAATAGGGGAAAGGCTATAAAAAAGAGACCCATAACGCCGAAACCAATAAGTTTTTGAGAATATGGCGTGTCCAATACAAAGCCGGTAATGATGCTTGCAAATACTATGAAGAATATGGTAATGATGGCATATTTCATGGGTTATTGTGTGAATTTTAATAGTTGCCTTCTGTAGGCTGTTAATAATTTTGATTTAGAAATGTAACCGAAATATTTTCCGGATTTAACCACTGGTAAATTCCAGGCTCCGGTAGATTTGAACTTGTCCATAATGTCGTTCATGGTATCTTCATCGTAATTAATGATTCCGGCATCGGCATGCATCAAATCGGCTACGCTAACTTTGGTGTAAAGATCGGCATTAAACATCATATGTCGTATATCATCGAGTCTTATTACACCTAAAAATTCATTTTCGTTGTTTACTACAGGAAAATGGTTTCTTGAAGACTTCGCCACGGCTTCATTTAAAATATACCCCAGAGACATTTCGGGTTTTAATTTAACAAAGTTGGTTTCTATAACTTTATCGATATTTAATGACATGAGGGTATTTTGATCTTTATCATGCGTCATGAGTTCGCCGCGTTCGGCTAGTTTCATGGTGTAAATAGAATGCGATACGTAATATTTTGTAATGGCAAACGAAATAGCAGCAACAATCATTAAGGGCACAAATAGCTCGTGGCCACTTGTGATTTCGGCAATTAGGAATATAGCCGTTAACGGTGCATGAAGTACACCTGCCATGAGTCCGGTCATACCTAAAAGGGTAAAATTAGCTTCGTTAACCGAGAACCCAAGTCCAATATTATTTACAATTTTAGCAAAAGCGTTGCCTAAGGCGCTACCCATAATAAGTGTTGGAATAAAGATCCCGCCAACACCACCGGCACCAAAAGTGGTGGTCATGGCAATGGCTTTAAATATCGTAATTCCCAAAAGCATAGCAATCACAATCCAGATATTATCGAGGTCTAAACTTTTAAATGGTGTGGTATTTATTGCAGAAAGATGATCACCTTTTAAGAGGTTGTTCATAATGCCATAACCTTCACCATAAAGTGGCGGAATAAAGTATAGCATTGTGCCAATAGCAAGTCCGCCAATTAATAAGCGTTTGGCTCGGCTTTCAAACTGTTTGAAAAAGTTTGTAATGCCAAAAAAGACTTTTGAAAAGTAAACCGATGTAAACGCAGTAACAACACCCAACAGGATGTA includes the following:
- a CDS encoding carboxypeptidase-like regulatory domain-containing protein; this translates as MKRLFFVAAMLISAMSFSQNTGLVVGKIMDAEVNNAPLVLANVTIKGTETKVDTDQTGLFVFENLEAGDYTLVCSFVGYETKEINIHVDAFEPTELKFSLAASTISFDELALLTATAENNNKTLPQG
- a CDS encoding nucleoside deaminase yields the protein MENPFDDTYFMKKALQEAELAFDKGEIPVGAVVVIDNRIIARGHNLTETLNDVTAHAEMQAITAAANFLGGKYLQNCTLYVTLEPCQMCAGALYWSQISNIVYGARDEQRGCINLNTRLHPKTIMKGGVLEAEASELMKRFFIEKRNLN
- a CDS encoding permease; the protein is MFNWLQQIADWLVYDVLNLDQKQHLAEALNFFIYDTVKILILLVIVIFFMGIVNSYFPIDKVKNYLSRKKLYGLEYLMASLFGVVTPFCSCSSVPLFIGFVRGGIPLGVTFAFLITSPLVNEVAIGLFIGLFGIKTTIIYIISGVLLGTISGIILQNLNLERYLTPWVKDVLTNAKKEQDIFQAEKQPFTKRLPVIWTEVVNILKGIIPYVIVGIAIGGFMHGYIPEGFFEKFMAKDNLFAVPLATILSIPMYSNASGILPIVQVLVSKGIPLGTAIAFMMGVVGLSLPEAMLLKKVMTFKLIAIFFSVVTLCIIISGYLFNIIL
- the dxs gene encoding 1-deoxy-D-xylulose-5-phosphate synthase, translated to MQNTLLHSINSPKDLRLLKPEQLPQLAQELREFIINIVATKEGHLGASLGVVELTIALHYVFNTPEDQLIWDVGHQAYGHKILTERKAVFHTNRQLGGICGFPKRDESIYDAFGVGHSSTSISAALGMAIASKLKGETEKQHIAVIGDASIASGMAFEGLNHAGVTDANLLVILNDNAIGIDPSVGALKMYLTNVKKGTQKQDNIFEALNFDYSGPIDGHDLDAVISELERLKTVKGPKFLHVITTKGKGLRQAEEDQVKYHAPGKFDSETGELIPKSASKIPKYQDVFGHTIVELAEQNKNIVGITPAMPTGSSLKYMMDELPDRAFDVGIAEQHAVTLAAGMATQGLIPFCNIYSTFLQRAYDQIIHDVAIQNLPVIFCLDRAGLVGEDGATHHGVYDLSYLRCVPNLIIFAPRNEMELRNIMYTTQLGLHHPIAIRYPRGRGITANWKQPFETIEIGTGTILKEGDKIAILSIGTIAKNVTDAINGCNNPETIAHYDLRFVKPLDEALLHQIFKKHNAIITIEDNSVKGGFGSAILEFASANNYKNNIKVLGIPDVVIDHGSVTELQQQIGLDSTQLVKLLNNILIVNNQ
- a CDS encoding thioredoxin family protein, producing the protein MSKVIKILGTGCPKCQSMTNVVKDVVTTNNIDATIEKVEDIVEIMKFNIMTTPALVIDDVITIKGRVPSKDEVLALLN
- a CDS encoding chloride channel protein, producing MSFEAKSLLRKFLIWKYKHISERQFIYILSVLVGMLAGMGTVVLKNLTHFIRSLLELNLFKNYQNTLYFIFPIIGLVLVFIIKQTWLKKHIGHGISTTLYGLSKLNGILPSYNIYAALITAPLTAGFGGSVGLQGPAVSVGSALGSNTAQLFHMNTKTRLLLIGCASAGAMASMFKAPIAAIVFAVEIFSLDIAFTSLVPLLLASVSAVITSYMFLGTDVLLHVIIKDSFNFNDIPIYILLGVVTAFTSVYFSKVFFGITNFFKQFESRAKRLLIGGLAIGTMLYFIPPLYGEGYGIMNNLLKGDHLSAINTTPFKSLDLDNIWIVIAMLLGITIFKAIAMTTTFGAGGVGGIFIPTLIMGSALGNAFAKIVNNIGLGFSVNEANFTLLGMTGLMAGVLHAPLTAIFLIAEITSGHELFVPLMIVAAISFAITKYYVSHSIYTMKLAERGELMTHDKDQNTLMSLNIDKVIETNFVKLKPEMSLGYILNEAVAKSSRNHFPVVNNENEFLGVIRLDDIRHMMFNADLYTKVSVADLMHADAGIINYDEDTMNDIMDKFKSTGAWNLPVVKSGKYFGYISKSKLLTAYRRQLLKFTQ
- the dgt gene encoding dGTP triphosphohydrolase encodes the protein MNWEQLLSLKRFGDTNKRLRKEQDETRLGFEVDYDRIIFSSEFRSLQDKTQVIPLSETDFVHTRLTHSLEVSVVGRSLGRLVGKKLLEKHPHLQNVHGYQANDFGAIVAAAALAHDIGNPPFGHSGEKAIGEFFKTGEGLKYKDELTAKEYQDLCDFEGNANGFKILTEDRAGRIGGLRLSYATLGAFTKYPKESLPKKPTAHIADKKYGFFQSEKEAYIDIAEELGLIKRSEDSVSYARHPLTFLVEAADDICYTIIDFEDGINLGLIQEEYALEYLSKIIRHTIRPENYYALSTKADRIGYLRALAIGSLINEAVDIFMENEEAILNGDFDCALMDKCKYEAQINDIIKISIENIYQSTEVIDKEIAGYGVINTLLETYTTAVNNSFNGTASNYDKLILKGLPKNIKIDSSSLYARLSSVCYYVSLLSDSKAILDYKKIKGITF
- a CDS encoding TonB-dependent receptor — protein: MKKFTVLLMLLVGAISYAQTTGSVVGKLTDKEYNDEPLAFANVLIKGTTTGTTSDFDGLYSLENLEAGNYTLVFSFVGYETQEIAVTVTAGKVTEVNVPMGASAASLSEVVITTTTKRESETALLLEQKKAVIIKESIGSERLSKIGVSDASAATEKISGVTKSEGSGDIYIRGLGDRYLSTTMNGLPIPSDDVNNKNINLNLFSTNIIENVGISKTYTTSSYADQSSGTVDISTKSYAKKELAIQLSSGYNTNVLGLNGFKTSIVSDDVTFGFHKKQYALVDLITRQGWEPVNTKNIGNYGLQLNGGTKFDLFGKEVKLFAAGSHSKSYEYRDGMFKSYRSNVLDNAFTDVEQYNTKTNSTGYIDLGLKLNDNHNLKLTSLSVNTSNDQVYEQGRNGEGYVFDQDPKEDGAFVRDQNFKQTTMLVNQLAGTHNITEKNQLTWAGGFNYVFAQEPNRIRNEANIFEEEGYVQYSHVGDFQQRKSSQKIEDYEYNAFINDAIEFGKLDEDDMSPFKLNIGANFRQKDRTFSSQFIGVRARGFQVPDVDSFSLTFTPDNFQNGLVLREGAPDRYDADINIMSGYANLDFGTNKRFSGNAGVRFERDEINVLWDVNNYVGRVGETTKEYTGLYPSVNLKYELNEKQFLRLASSLTQTLPEFKEIAPFEYVSPTGRITRGTPTLEKSDVFNMDLKYEFFPSNGELISATGFYKQIKNPINLAQSRGSSGVFEYQNTGDQAEVFGLELETRFDLIKNEDEESLLNFNANVTKMWFNQDLYENYQYKDVTETDLQGASDLILNGSLSYNSNTEREFNATLTGNYSSDKIFALGSPEDFDNSDVLYNDQIIEKGFVTLDLVVSKEITDKLQIKFVGRNLLNPEIEQTQLIRDIPTGIETNETVQSYKKGSLLSLSLKYTF